Genomic DNA from Peribacillus sp. FSL H8-0477:
TAGACCACCCAAAACATTTTCACTCCTTTAGCACGCGCAGTTCGGATATAATCGGAACGCATCACTTCAAGCATAGACGATCTTGTCATCCTGGCGATAATCGCCATCGGAATGGTCGCTAAGGCAAATCCGGGCAGAATTAAGTGTTTAATGACTTCAAAAAATTGGTCAAATCTGCCGGCAATCAACGTATCGATTAAATAGAGATTCGTTATGGACTGCACGGGGTCCCGGATATTATCTCTTCCTGAAGTAGGAAGAAGATCAAATTGAAGGGCAACGACATATTGTTCCATCAAACCCAGCCAAAAAATCGGCATAGACACACCAATTAATGCAACGATCATTGCTATGTAGTCAAACCATGAATTCTGAAACCAAGCAGAGATAATTCCTGCATTTACTCCAATGAATACAGCAACGATCATCGCTACAAGAGCTAATTCCATCGTAGCTGCCAAATACGGCCAAACTTCTTGAGAAATAGGCTGTCTTGTTCGCAATGACACCCCTAAA
This window encodes:
- a CDS encoding ABC transporter permease → MFSYTIRRLGSLIPVLLGMALIVFMMIRAIPGNPAQTILGQQATATAVAALTKDLGLDKPWHIQFWSYLKGLFSGDLGVSLRTRQPISQEVWPYLAATMELALVAMIVAVFIGVNAGIISAWFQNSWFDYIAMIVALIGVSMPIFWLGLMEQYVVALQFDLLPTSGRDNIRDPVQSITNLYLIDTLIAGRFDQFFEVIKHLILPGFALATIPMAIIARMTRSSMLEVMRSDYIRTARAKGVKMFWVVYSHSLKNALIPVVTVIGLQTGLLLGGAILTETIFGWPGIGTYIYDAISYRDYPVIQSGILVVAFLFVMINLFVDLLYAAIDPRIKYK